Proteins co-encoded in one Centropristis striata isolate RG_2023a ecotype Rhode Island chromosome 24, C.striata_1.0, whole genome shotgun sequence genomic window:
- the LOC131963106 gene encoding frizzled-7-A-like: MAGGSGWITGCTLVFALLFQLCAAQYEKGISIPEHGFCQTISIPLCTDIAYNQTIMPNLLGHTNQEDAGLEVHQFYPLVKVQCSVDLKFFLCSMYAPVCTVLEQAIPPCRSLCERARQGCEALMNKFGFQWPERLRCENFPVHGAGEICVGQNTTDGPTSNPTPNLPELVTPPPPHGRADQPFSCPLQLKAPPFLNYHFLGVKDCGAPCETSKPNGLMYFREEELKFGRLWVGIWSILCCVSTLFTVLTYLVDMRRFRYPERPIIFLSGCYFMVAVAYAAGFLLEDKVVCIDHQLTRDSYKMVAQGTKKEGCTILFMILYFFGMASSIWWVILSLTWFLSAGMKWGHEALEANSQYFHLAAWAVPAVKTITILAMGQVDGDLLTGVCYVGIYSVDALRGFVLAPLFVYLFIGTSFLLAGFVSLFRIRTIMKHDGTKTEKLEKLMVRIGVFSVLYTVPATIVIACYFYEQAFRPQWERTWHLQTCKRFAVPCPAGNFAPLTPDFTVFMIKYLMTMIVGITSGFWIWSGKTLQSWRRFYKRLSNSNQGETTV, encoded by the coding sequence ATGGCGGGAGGGAGCGGCTGGATAACGGGCTGCACGCTGGTCTTTGCGCTCCTCTTCCAGCTGTGCGCCGCTCAGTATGAGAAGGGGATTTCCATCCCGGAGCACGGCTTCTGCCAGACCATCTCCATCCCGCTGTGCACGGACATTGCCTACAACCAGACCATCATGCCCAACCTGCTGGGACACACCAATCAGGAGGACGCAGGACTGGAGGTGCACCAGTTCTACCCACTGGTTAAAGTCCAGTGTTCCGTGGACCTGAAGTTCTTCCTGTGCTCCATGTACGCGCCGGTGTGCACAGTTCTGGAGCAGGCCATACCGCCGTGCAGGTCGCTGTGTGAGCGTGCCCGGCAGGGCTGCGAAGCGCTCATGAATAAGTTTGGCTTCCAGTGGCCAGAGAGGCTGCGCTGCGAGAACTTCCCGGTCCACGGCGCCGGAGAGATCTGTGTGGGTCAGAACACCACAGACGGCCCCACGTCCAACCCCACGCCCAACCTCCCTGAGCTTGTGACTCCGCCGCCACCGCACGGCCGGGCCGACCAGCCCTTCTCTTGCCCGCTGCAGCTGAAGGCGCCACCCTTCCTCAACTACCACTTCCTGGGGGTGAAGGACTGCGGCGCCCCCTGTGAGACCTCCAAACCCAACGGACTTATGTATTTCCGCGAGGAGGAGTTGAAGTTCGGTCGGCTTTGGGTCGGCATCTGGTCCATCCTGTGCTGTGTGAGCACCCTCTTCACCGTGCTCACATACCTGGTGGACATGAGGCGGTTTCGATACCCAGAGCGGCCGATCATCTTCCTGTCCGGTTGCTACTTCATGGTGGCGGTGGCCTATGCCGCTGGCTTCCTGTTGGAGGACAAAGTGGTGTGTATCGACCATCAGCTGACCAGGGACAGCTACAAGATGGTGGCTCAGGGCACCAAGAAAGAAGGTTGCACCATCCTCTTCATGATCCTCTACTTCTTCGGCATGGCGAGCTCAATCTGGTGGGTGATTCTATCGCTCACCTGGTTCCTGTCTGCCGGGATGAAGTGGGGCCACGAGGCACTCGAGGCCAACTCGCAGTACTTCCATCTGGCGGCCTGGGCGGTGCCGGCGGTTAAAACCATCACTATCCTGGCCATGGGGCAGGTAGACGGCGACCTGCTCACTGGCGTCTGCTACGTTGGGATCTACAGCGTGGACGCCTTGCGCGGCTTCGTCCTGGCGCCACTGTTCGTCTACCTCTTCATCGGTACCTCCTTCCTGCTGGCGGGCTTCGTGTCGCTCTTCCGCATCCGCACCATCATGAAGCACGACGGTACCAAGACAGAGAAGCTGGAGAAGCTGATGGTGCGGATTGGCGTGTTCAGCGTGCTGTACACGGTGCCCGCCACCATCGTCATCGCCTGCTACTTCTACGAGCAGGCGTTCCGGCCGCAGTGGGAGAGGACGTGGCACCTGCAGACGTGCAAAAGATTCGCAGTGCCGTGTCCAGCTGGAAACTTTGCACCATTGACGCCTGACTTCACCGTGTTCATGATCAAGTACCTGATGACCATGATCGTAGGGATCACATCCGGGTTCTGGATCTGGTCTGGGAAGACGCTGCAGTCATGGCGCCGGTTTTATAAGAGACTGAGCAACAGCAACCAGGGAGAAACAACAGTGTAG
- the LOC131962622 gene encoding NACHT, LRR and PYD domains-containing protein 4-like — MMMLLLSSPTPFYEKPDSSGPGPPLGPDHGLGTYPDPDPDPGSSCVSFSSDQSKGEPLHFKDGLFHESRIHQRQDSLDSGSEPGSELTCVSLKSTQSKGEPLMFKDGLLPLKQRVDQESSEVLSAQSAQQDQTHLDSIFMLLEENIITFVKNELKNIQKVLSSDYPESPESQKEDEEQRSREAFLNITLIFLRRMKQEDLAARLQSKSPFMCQFNLKSNLQKKFQCVFEGFAKAGNPTPLNQIYTELYITEGGTAGVNDEHEVRQIETASRKPDRPEITIRQEDIFKASTGRDEPIRTVLTKGVAGIGKTVLTQKFTLDWAEDKTNQDIHFTFPLTFRELNMLKEKKFSLVQLVHHFFPETKEAAICRFEDFHVVFIFDGLDECRLPLDFHNTEILTDVTESTSVDVLLTNLIRGKLLPSARLWITTRPAAANQIPAECVDTVTEVRGFTDPQKEDYFRKRFTDEEQSGRIISHIKTSRSLHIMCHIPVFCWISATVLEDLLKTSEGELPKTLTEMYIYFLVVQSKLKNVKYDGGAETDPHWSPESRKMIESLGKLAFDQLQKGNLIFYDSDLTECGIDIRAASMYSGVFTQVFREERGLYQDRVFCFVHLSVQEFLAALHVHLTFIKSRVNLMAKEQTTSKEYTETHLYQSAVDKALQSPNGHLDLFLRFLLGLSLQTNQTLLRGLLTQTGSSSETNQKTVQYIKKKVEEDLSPERSINLFHCLNELNDRSLVKEIQQYLRSGSLATDKLSPAQWSALVFILLSSETDLDVFDLKKYSASEEGLLRLLPVVKASNKALLSGCNLSEKSCEALSCVLSSKSSLRELDLSNNDLQDSGVKILSTGLKSPHCTLETLRLSGCLILEEGCASLASALSSNPSHLRELDLSYNHPGDSGEKLLLAGRDDPQTRLNTLRLERGGIEWLKPGLRKYSCELTLDPNTAHRFLQLSENNRKVTDLRKEQPYPDHPERFNYWPQVLCEPGVSRRCYWEVEWSGKVYIAVSYKGIRRSGDSDASKFGGNEQSWCLTCTDGGFNAWHNNSGTLIPAAVSHRVAVYVDYPGGSLSFYSVSSDTLIHLHTFYTTFTEPVYPGFGYGVKLNAYAFLCTL, encoded by the exons ATGATGATGCTGCTGCTTTCATCACCGACACC GTTCTATGAAAAACCAGACTCTTCTGGACCTGGACCTCCACTTGGACCTGACCATGGACTTGGAACTTACCcagaccctgaccctgaccctggaTCCAGTTGTGTGTCATTCAGCAGTGACCAGTCAAAGGGTGAACCTCTTCATTTCAAAGATGGATTATTTCATGAGTCGAG GATCCATCAGAGACAAGATTCCCTTGATTCTGGATCTGAACCTGGATCTGAATTAACCTGTGTGTCCTTGAAGAGTACCCAGTCAAAGGGGGAACCTCTAATGTTTAAAGATGGACTCCTACCTCTTAAACAGAG agtggaccaggagagctCAGAGGTTCTCAGTGCTCAGTCTGCCCAGCAGGATCAAACACACCTGGACTCCATATTTATG CTACTGGAGGAGAACATCATCACCTTTGTGAAGAACGAGCTGAAGAATATCCAAAAGGTTCTGAGTTCAGATTACCCAGAGAGCCCAGAGAGTCAGaaggaggatgaggagcagaggagcaggGAGGCTTTTTTGAACATCACACTGATCTTTTTACGGAGAATGAAGCAGGAGGATCTGGCTGCCCGTCTGCAGAGCA AATCTCCTTTCATGTGCCAGTTTAACCTCAAATCCAACCTGCAGAAGaagttccagtgtgtgtttgaggggttTGCTAAAGCAGGAAACCCGACCCCTCTGAATCAGATCTACActgagctctacatcacagagggagggactgcAGGGGTCAATGAtgaacatgaggtcagacagattgaaacagcatccaggaaaccagacagaccagaaataacaatcagacaagaagacatctttaaagcctcaactggaagagatgaaccaatcagaacagtgctgacaaagggagtggctggcattgggaaaacggtcttaacacagaagttcactctggactgggctgaagacaaaaccaaccaggacatccacttcacatttccattaactttcagagagctgaatatgctgaaagagaaaaagttcagcttggtgcaacttgttcatcacttctttcctgaaaccaaagaagcagcaatctgcaggtttgaagaCTTCCATGTCGTGTTCATCTTTGACGGTCTGGATGAGTGTCGGCTTCCtctggacttccacaacactgagatcctgactgatgtcacagagtccaccTCAGTGGATGTGCTGTTGACAAACCTTATCAGGGGgaaactgcttccctctgctcgcctctggataaccacacgACCTGCCGCGGCCAATCAAATCCCTGCTGAGTGTGTTGACACAGTGACAGAAgtcagagggttcactgacccacagaaggaggactacttcaggaagagattcaCAGATGAGGAGCAGTCCGGCAGAATCATCTCCCACATCAAGACATCacgaagcctccacatcatgtgccacatcccagtcttctgctggatctctgctacAGTTCTGGAGGATCTGTTGAAAACAAGTGaaggagagctgcccaagaccctgactgagatgtacatcTACTTTCTGGTGGTTCAGTCCAAACTGAAGAACGTCAAGTATGATGGAGGAGCTGAGACGGATCCACACTGGAGTCCAGAGAGCAGGAAGATGATTGAGTCTCTCggaaaactggcttttgatcagctgcaaaaaggaaacctgatcttctatgactcagacctgacagaGTGTGGCATCGATATCAGAGCAGCCTCAATGTACTCAGGAGTGTTCACACAGGTcttcagagaggagagaggactgtaccaggacagggtgttctgcttcgtccatctgagtgttcaggagtttctggctgctcttcatgtccaCCTGACCTTCATCAAGTCTAGAGTCAATCTGATGGCAAAAGAACAAACGACGTCCAAGGAATATACAGAGACTCATCTCTACCAGAGTGCTGTGGACAAGGCCTTGCAGAGTCCAAACGGACACCTGGACTTAttcctccgcttcctcctgggtctttctcTGCAGACCAATCAGACTCTCCTACGAGGtctgctgacacagacaggaagtagctcaGAGACCAACCAGAAAACAGTCCAGTACATCAAGAAGAAGGTTGAAGAGGACCTGTCTCCAGAACgaagcatcaacctgttccactgtctgaatgaactgaatgatcgCTCTCTAGTGAAGGAGATTCAACAGTACCTGAGATCGGGGAGCCTCGCTACGGACAAactgtctcctgctcagtggtcCGCACTGGTCTTCATCTTACTGTCGTCAGAAACAGATCTGGAcgtgtttgacctgaagaaatactctgcttcagaggagggccttctgaggctgctgccagtggtcaaagcctccaacaaagctct GCTGAGCGGCTGTAACCTGTCAGAGAAgagctgtgaagctctgtcttGTGTCCTCAGCTCCAAATCCAgcctgagagagctggacctgagtaacaatgacctgcaggattcaggagttaAGATACTCTCCACTGGTTTGAAGAGTCCACATTGTACTCTGGAAACTCTCAG GCTGTCAGGCTGTCTGATCTTAGAGGaaggctgtgcttctctggcctcagctctgagctccaacccctcccacctgagagagctggacctgagctacaACCACCCAGGAGACTCAGGAGAGAAGCTGCTGTTGGCTGGACGGGATGATCCACAAACCAGACTGAACACTCTCAG ATTGGAGCGCGGTGGAATCGAGTGGTTGAAACCAGGTTTGAGGAAGT ACTCGTGTGAACTCACTTTGGACCCGAACACAGCTCACAGATTCCTCCAGCTGTCTGAGAACAACAGGAAGGTGACGGATCTGAGAAAGGAGCAGCCGTACCCGGACCACCCGGAGCGGTTCAACTACTGGCCTCAGGTGCTGTGTGAGCCAGGTGTGAGCAGgcgctgttactgggaggtggagtggagCGGGAAAGTGTACATTGCGGTGAGCTACAAGGGAATCCGACGGAGCGGAGACAGTGACGCCTCCAAGTTCGGAGGGAATGAGCAGTCCTGGTGTCTGACCTGCACTGACGGAGGCTTCAACGCCTGGCACAACAACAGCGGGACACTCATCCCCGCCGCCGTCTCTCACAGGGTCGCCGTGTATGTGGACTATCCTGGCGGCAGTTTGTCCTTCTACAGCGTGTCCTCTGACACActgatccacctccacaccttcTACACCACCTTCACTGAACCAGTTTACCCCGGGTTTGGCTACGGGGTGAAGCTGAACGCCTATGCATTTCTGTGCACGCTGTAG